From Triticum urartu cultivar G1812 chromosome 2, Tu2.1, whole genome shotgun sequence, a single genomic window includes:
- the LOC125536348 gene encoding pectinesterase QRT1 yields MAAAAAGKRPCCAVVLGLLLAAVTAAGAEFITWEDLTMPAVAGLIRAAPVDVKSAAAHRGGVGVSTIVVSQDGTGHSRTVQGAVDMVPAGNTRRVKILVRPGVYREKVTVPITKPFVSLIGMGTGRTVITWNARASDIDATGHQVGTFYSASFAVEADYFCASHITFENSAPAAPPGAVGMQAVALRLSGDKTMLYRCRILGTQDTLFDNIGRHYLYNCDIQGSIDFIFGNARSLYQGCALHAVATSYGAIAASQRSSASDESGFSFVGCRLTGSGMLYLGRAWGRYARVVYAFCDLGGIVVPQGWSDWGDRARTKTVMFGEYKCKGPGASSRQRVPWARALTYEEVRPFLGRDYINGEQWLRL; encoded by the exons ATGGCCGCCGCCGCGGCGGGCAAGCGGCCCTGCTGCGCCGTGGTGCTGGGCTTGTTGCTGGCGGCCGTGACGGCCGCCGGCGCCGAGTTCATCACGTGGGAGGACCTGACCATGCCGGCCGTGGCGGGGCTCATCCGCGCCGCGCCGGTGGACGTCAAGTCGGCGGCAGCGCACCGCGGGGGCGTGGGCGTGAGCACGATCGTGGTGTCGCAGGACGGGACGGGGCACTCGCGGACCGTGCAGGGCGCCGTCGACATGGTGCCCGCCGGGAACACGCGGCGGGTCAAGATCCTCGTCAGGCCCGGGGTGTACAG GGAGAAGGTGACGGTGCCGATCACGAAGCCGTTCGTGTCGCTGATCGGCATGGGGACCGGGCGCACGGTGATCACATGGAACGCGCGGGCGTCGGACATCGACGCGACGGGGCACCAGGTCGGCACCTTCTACTCCGCCTCCTTCGCCGTCGAGGCCGACTACTTCTGCGCAAGCCACATCACCTTCGAG AACTCGGCGCCGGCCGCGCCGCCGGGAGCGGTGGGGATGCAGGCGGTGGCGCTGCGGCTGTCCGGCGACAAGACCATGCTGTACAGGTGCAGGATACTGGGGACCCAGGACACGCTCTTCGACAACATCGGGAGGCACTACTTGTACAACTGCGACATCCAGGGCTCCATCGATTTCATTTTCGGGAACGCCAGGTCCCTGTACCAG GGCTGCGCGCTGCACGCGGTGGCGACGAGCTACGGCGCGATCGCGGCGTCGCAGCGGAGCTCGGCGTCGGACGAGTCGGGGTTCTCGTTCGTGGGGTGCCGGCTGACCGGCTCCGGCATGCTGTACCTGGGCAGGGCGTGGGGCAGGTACGCCCGGGTGGTGTACGCCTTCTGCGATCTCGGCGGCATCGTCGTGCCCCAGGGCTGGAGCGACTGGGGCGACCGCGCCAGGACCAA GACGGTGATGTTCGGGGAGTACAAGTGCAAGGGGCCCGGGGCGAGCTCGCGGCAGCGGGTGCCGTGGGCGCGGGCGCTCACCTACGAGGAGGTGCGCCCCTTCCTCGGCCGGGACTACATCAATGGCGAGCAGTGGCTCCGGTTGTAG